In Phycodurus eques isolate BA_2022a chromosome 10, UOR_Pequ_1.1, whole genome shotgun sequence, a genomic segment contains:
- the LOC133408407 gene encoding 14-3-3 protein beta/alpha-1-like: MDRSELVQKAKLAEQAERYDDMAAAMKRVTEQNKDLTNEERNLLSVAYKNVVGARRSSWRVTSSIEQKTEGNEKKQQMARDYRLKIELELQEICHDVLNLLDNFLIVNAKPAESQVFYLKMKGDYFRYLSEVASSDNKKETVTNSQKAYQLAFDISKTDMQSTHPIRLGLALNFSVFYYEILNSPEQACSLAKQAFDEAIAELDSLNEESYKDSTLIMQLLRDNLTLWTSENQGDEVEAGEGEN; encoded by the exons ATGGACAGGAGCGAGCTGGTGCAGAAAGCAAAGCTGGCCGAGCAGGCCGAGCGCTACGACGACATGGCGGCCGCCATGAAGCGGGTGACGGAGCAGAACAAGGATCTGACCAACGAGGAGCGCAACCTGCTGTCCGTGGCCTACAAGAACGTG GTGggcgctcgccgctcgtcctGGCGCGTCACCTCCAGCATCGAGCAGAAGACCGAGGGCAATGAGAAGAAGCAGCAGATGGCTCGTGACTACCGCCTCAAGATCGAGCTTGAGCTCCAGGAGATCTGCCACGATGTGTTG AACCTTCTGGACAATTTCCTCATCGTCAACGCGAAGCCGGCAGAGAGCCAAGTGTTCTACCTCAAAATGAAAGGAGACTACTTCAGATACCTGTCGGAGGTGGCGTCCAGCGACAACAAGAAGG AAACGGTGACCAACTCGCAGAAAGCGTACCAGTTAGCGTTTGACATCAGCAAGACGGACATGCAGTCCACACATCCCATCCGACTCGGCCTGGCCCTCAACTTCTCCGTCTTCTACTACGAGATCCTCAACTCACCGGAGCAGGCCTGTTCTCTGGCCAAGCAG GCTTTCGACGAGGCCATCGCCGAGCTCGACAGCTTGAACGAGGAGTCGTACAAAGACAGCACGCTGATCATGCAGCTACTAAGGGACAACCTGACT CTGTGGACATCAGAAAACCAGGGTGATGAGGTGGAGGCCGGTGAGGGCGAGAACTAG